In Massilia forsythiae, one DNA window encodes the following:
- a CDS encoding transcriptional regulator gives MSEVTQLLATVKRQLKQQGKTYRDVAVALSLSEASVKRLLTSETLGLDRLVEIGNLLGFTLAELAQEAAATETRLRTLSAAQEKELVSDIKLLLVAVCALNHWTLQDMLGVYRLGEAECLHKLLHLDRLHLIALMPGNRIRLNVARDFDWLPDGPIRRFFRTQGLDDFLDSRFDRPEESLAFTHAMLTESALARMQAELRQVRARFAELHQESLASPLPKRRGSGLLLALREWEPAGFTALRR, from the coding sequence ATGTCCGAAGTCACCCAGCTCCTCGCCACCGTCAAGCGCCAGCTCAAGCAGCAGGGCAAGACCTACCGCGACGTCGCGGTCGCGCTGTCGCTGTCGGAAGCCAGCGTCAAGCGCCTGCTGACCTCGGAAACGCTGGGCCTCGATCGCCTGGTCGAGATCGGCAACCTGCTCGGCTTCACGCTGGCCGAACTGGCGCAGGAGGCGGCGGCGACGGAAACGCGGCTGCGCACCTTGAGCGCGGCGCAGGAAAAGGAACTGGTGTCCGACATCAAACTGCTGCTGGTCGCGGTGTGCGCGCTCAACCACTGGACGCTGCAGGACATGCTGGGCGTGTACCGCCTGGGCGAAGCCGAGTGCCTGCACAAGCTGCTGCACCTGGACCGCCTGCACCTGATCGCGCTGATGCCCGGCAACCGCATCCGCCTGAACGTGGCGCGCGACTTCGACTGGCTGCCGGACGGACCGATCCGCCGCTTCTTCCGCACCCAGGGACTCGACGATTTCCTCGACAGCCGCTTCGACCGGCCCGAGGAATCGCTCGCCTTCACCCACGCCATGCTGACCGAAAGCGCACTGGCGCGCATGCAGGCGGAGCTGCGGCAGGTGCGAGCGCGCTTTGCCGAACTGCACCAGGAAAGCCTGGCGTCGCCGCTGCCCAAGCGGCGCGGCAGCGGGCTGCTGCTGGCGCTGCGCGAGTGGGAGCCGGCCGGGTTCACGGCGTTGCGGCGTTAG
- a CDS encoding alpha-amylase family glycosyl hydrolase, protein MKRQLGRTLTTMLLAACAALPALSIAAASSVPATPTVPMAHVDWSRNANIYEVNIRQFTKEGSFNAFAKHLPRLKKMGVDILWLMPVQPIGVKNRKGTLGSYYAVRDYTAVNPEFGTMDDLRSLVKQAHALGMHVIIDLVANHTAFDNPWTVKHKDWYLKNDKGEIYPVTYTDGAEPEYWTDVTGLDWNNKALWQGMTDAMLFWVREADIDGFRCDVAGKVPTPFWNGARAALDRVKPVFMLAEADKPELHEHAFDMTYGWDTKDLFKDIAKGKADARTLKAFLANPPKAFPPGAYRMRFTSNHDENSWAGSDVELYGPAFKAMAVLAATLPGMPLVYGGQESVLDKRIQFFEKDPVDWKNYALAPFYTDLLALKHANPALWNGQYGGDAQVLDTGNDKVFAFRRERDGNTVQVTVNLSNAAQAYAPAGAGARQQAQQSLAPWDYRIDVTESKRSVRR, encoded by the coding sequence ATGAAGAGACAGCTTGGACGTACCCTGACTACAATGCTGCTTGCGGCCTGCGCCGCCCTGCCCGCCCTGTCGATTGCAGCCGCCTCCAGCGTGCCTGCGACGCCGACCGTGCCGATGGCCCATGTCGACTGGTCGCGCAATGCCAACATCTACGAAGTCAACATCCGTCAGTTCACGAAGGAAGGCAGCTTCAACGCCTTCGCCAAGCATCTGCCACGCTTGAAGAAGATGGGCGTCGATATCCTGTGGCTGATGCCGGTGCAGCCGATCGGCGTGAAGAACCGCAAGGGCACGCTGGGCAGCTATTACGCGGTGCGCGACTATACCGCCGTGAACCCGGAGTTCGGCACCATGGACGACCTGCGCAGCCTGGTGAAGCAGGCGCATGCCCTGGGCATGCACGTGATCATCGACTTGGTCGCCAACCACACCGCGTTCGACAATCCCTGGACCGTCAAGCACAAGGACTGGTACCTGAAGAACGACAAGGGCGAGATCTACCCGGTCACGTATACCGATGGCGCCGAACCGGAATACTGGACCGACGTCACCGGCCTGGACTGGAACAACAAGGCGCTGTGGCAGGGCATGACGGACGCGATGCTGTTCTGGGTGCGCGAAGCCGACATCGACGGCTTCCGCTGCGACGTCGCCGGCAAGGTGCCGACCCCGTTCTGGAACGGGGCGCGCGCCGCGCTCGACCGCGTGAAGCCGGTGTTCATGCTGGCCGAGGCCGACAAGCCGGAGCTGCACGAACACGCGTTCGACATGACCTACGGATGGGACACCAAGGACCTGTTCAAGGACATCGCCAAGGGCAAGGCCGATGCACGCACGCTCAAGGCCTTTCTCGCCAATCCGCCCAAGGCATTCCCGCCGGGCGCCTACCGCATGCGCTTCACCAGCAACCACGACGAGAATTCCTGGGCCGGCAGCGACGTCGAACTGTACGGCCCGGCCTTCAAGGCGATGGCGGTGCTGGCGGCGACGCTGCCCGGCATGCCGCTGGTCTACGGCGGCCAGGAATCCGTGCTCGACAAGCGCATCCAGTTCTTCGAAAAGGACCCGGTCGACTGGAAGAACTATGCCCTCGCCCCCTTCTATACCGACCTGCTGGCCCTCAAGCACGCCAACCCGGCGCTGTGGAACGGCCAGTACGGCGGCGACGCGCAGGTGCTGGACACCGGCAACGACAAGGTGTTCGCCTTCCGCCGCGAGCGCGACGGCAACACGGTGCAGGTGACGGTGAACCTGTCGAACGCGGCGCAGGCGTACGCGCCGGCGGGCGCCGGCGCGCGCCAGCAGGCGCAGCAGAGCCTGGCGCCGTGGGATTACCGCATCGACGTCACGGAGTCCAAGCGCAGCGTGCGGCGTTGA
- a CDS encoding porin, whose amino-acid sequence MNKLIVASIVLGSWATLACAQQETAVAGPASACADCTGDDTAAMPAARHLPAAAPAGSHDIAVFTGIPEQHDAGQYGAVRQGPGSRQAPPHRTADHLGGQNAGSASAPFILGSQYDFEYVARADVADPAHGVAAAKGRELVDANGKLASDSVRYYSTQMDNISTGGSWTVDSPGGNGLANRAWGMTVGADFGMLSLRAAHQNRHVAQTRLNYFADSNMDAKNSILAANLHTRWGTAYAAYAANRGWGNSPLYNPDNPYGAGMAGTSSTDSRDTLVGVAVPMTRSTTFLASMVHKNDRDLANRDANQVAVGASYVVSRKTDFYAALSHTVTTSSAGLLLSGTRAGGSSAVNVGMRHSF is encoded by the coding sequence ATGAACAAGCTGATCGTTGCAAGTATCGTGTTGGGGAGCTGGGCCACGCTGGCGTGCGCACAGCAGGAAACGGCTGTCGCCGGGCCGGCATCGGCCTGTGCCGATTGCACAGGCGACGACACCGCCGCCATGCCGGCGGCCAGGCACCTGCCTGCTGCTGCGCCCGCAGGCAGTCACGACATCGCGGTCTTCACCGGCATTCCCGAACAGCACGACGCCGGCCAGTACGGCGCGGTGCGCCAGGGGCCGGGCAGCCGGCAGGCGCCGCCGCACCGGACCGCCGACCACCTCGGCGGCCAGAATGCGGGCAGCGCATCGGCGCCTTTCATCCTGGGCAGCCAGTACGATTTCGAATATGTCGCGCGCGCCGACGTGGCCGACCCCGCGCATGGCGTCGCGGCGGCCAAGGGCCGCGAGCTGGTCGACGCCAACGGCAAGCTCGCCAGCGACAGCGTACGCTACTACAGCACGCAGATGGACAACATTTCGACCGGCGGTTCCTGGACCGTCGATTCGCCGGGTGGCAACGGTCTGGCCAACCGCGCCTGGGGCATGACGGTCGGCGCCGACTTCGGCATGCTGTCGCTGCGCGCCGCGCACCAGAATCGCCACGTCGCCCAGACCCGGCTGAACTATTTCGCCGACAGCAACATGGACGCCAAGAACTCGATCCTCGCCGCCAACCTGCACACGCGCTGGGGCACGGCGTACGCGGCCTACGCGGCCAACCGCGGCTGGGGCAACTCGCCGCTGTACAACCCCGACAATCCGTACGGCGCAGGCATGGCCGGCACCTCGTCTACCGACAGCCGCGACACGCTGGTGGGCGTGGCGGTGCCGATGACGCGCTCGACCACCTTCCTGGCCTCGATGGTCCACAAGAACGACCGCGACCTGGCCAACCGCGACGCCAACCAGGTCGCCGTCGGCGCCAGCTACGTGGTGTCGCGCAAGACCGATTTCTATGCGGCGTTGTCGCATACGGTCACCACCAGCAGCGCGGGCCTGCTGCTCAGCGGCACCCGCGCCGGCGGCAGTTCGGCCGTCAACGTCGGCATGCGCCATTCGTTTTGA